Genomic segment of Kingella negevensis:
GAAACCAACACACTCACAGGCTTATATTTCCGTGGCCTCCAATTGGACGCACGACAATTTAGCGTAAACGGTTTGGCAGGCATGTACGGCACACAAGGCACAGCCAGCGTACATGTAGGTTCTGCACAACTGATTAAAGGTGCATCAACCGCCGTAACGGGCATGGACCCAGAAGGTGCAGTATCAGGCGCAATGAATATTGAAACAAAAAAAGCGTCCAACAAAGGCAATCGCGATATTAGCGCAGCATGGTTTAGTGATAGCCGCGCCCAAATTGCTGCCGATGTAGGGCAACGCTTTGGCGAAAGCAAAGAATGGGGTTTGCGTGTAAACGGCAAAATGCGCCACGGTGATACCCCACGCGAAGGTTACGATGAAAATAACAAAGAATTTGCCATCAACGGCGATTACTACGGCGAACGTCTGCGTTTATCGTTAGACAGCATTTACGCCAAACGCAAAACAAACGGCGGACGTGGTCGCATTCAAGACATTCAAAACGCCCAAGGTCGCCTATTTAACGCGTTGGACGGCAAAAACAATCTCGCGCCAAGCTGGCAAGCGCAAACCACGCGCAGCACCACCAATATGGCAACATTTGAATACGATGTTGCAGAAAACGCCATGATTACAGGTGGTGTAGGCTACAACGATGCGCGTTACTACGGCAACTTCGCCTCACCAACTGCAGAAACATCAGGCTTAACTTATAAATCAGGCGAAGCACGTTTAACCGACCAACGTTTCAAAACATTGAGCATGAACTTAGCCGCTCGTGGCGACTTCAACACAGGCAACATTAGCCACAGCTGGAATGCCGCGTTCGACCGCATTAACCGCAAACGCTTAACCTACACAGGGGTTAATAAAACCAAGTCTGTTAGTATCAATCCAGCTTTAGATTTATCAGCACAACTCAATCGCTTGAACAGCAACTTAGGCACAGCATGGCAAAATAATCCAACCACTGACACCAAAATTGTTGTAAACAGCTTAGCCTTGTCTGACACATTGGGCTTTAAAAACAACGAATACCGCTTAACTTTAGGCGGACGTTACCAAATGGTGAAACAAGATGACCATAAGGAAAAACTCAGTGCAGACGCATCACGTTTCAGCCCAATGGTTATGGCGGCTTGGGTGCCTAATTCAAGCCTAACCGTGTACGGTAACTACATGGAAGACTTGGAACCAGTAAGCCCACGCTCAGATGAAGACGGCAACAGCACCATGGCAGACCCACGCGTGAGCCGTCAATTTGAAATTGGCGTTCGCAAAAACTGGGGCAGCTTTGTTACCACATTAAACGCCTTCCAAATCACACGTCCAGGCTACTGGTACGGCAAGGCTAATTCTAAAGACAAAACCAAAACAGACGATTTCAAAGCATTAGGTAACGCCGTTTATGCAGGCAAAGCGCAAGGTAAAGAGCGCAATCGCGGCTTAGAATTTAATATCTACTCAAGCCTGTTTAATAACACCGTTCGCCCAAGTTTTGGTTTGATGTATCTGCAATCACACCTGAAAGATTATCCAAACTACAAAGATAATCTGATTAACGGCGTGCAAGTTGCCAACCCACGCATTGTCGCTAAAGCTAACGTGGAATGGGATACCCCATTTGTGAAAGGTTTAACGCTGAACGCAGGTGTGCAGCACTACGGCAAATCTTATCAAGACACGCAAAAAACCTACGCTTTCCCATCTTACACATTGGTGGACATCGGCGCGAAATACAGCATGAATTTGCGTAACAAACAACGTGTCAGTGTGAGCGGCGCAGTAGAAAACCTGTTCAATAAAAACTACTGGCAAGTGCAACGCGGACAATATGACCGCAGCTTTGCCGTGTTGGGCATGCCACGCACATTCTGGGTGAAAGCAGATTGGTCGTTCTAACACAAAAAAGCAGCCTGAAAATAGTTTTCAGGCTGCTTTCCAATAAAAAAACCTTGTTTGAACATTCAAACAAGGTTTTTTTCTATCAATTATTTATTTGCTAACAGGCACAATTTTCGCATCGCCCATCAACTGATCAATCGCAGCCTGAACACGCTCTTGTTGCATCACGCCACGCATACCTTCTTTCACCGCATCAAACGCAGGGATAGCCATTTTGCGCTTATCGTTCACATAGAACACAGCCTGAATTTTCTCACTAACAATCGGTTGAGAGAATTGACCTTTGCCCAAATTCGCCACAGCTTGATAAATTTGTGGACGCGATTCTTGTAAATCAACCAAAGGCAAGTAACCACCCAAATTCACCTCACCACCATTTTTCGCATCAAGGCTGTATTTTTTCGCTACGTCAGCAAAACTTTTTTTCTTGCCCAAATCTTTCACAGCCGCTTTAGCATCATCTAATTTATCCGTGATGATTTCGCCCAATTGCACTTCATCAGTGTTTTCATAACGTTTGCGCATTTCATCGTAATTAGCCTGTACTTGCGCATCTGTAACAGGATTTTTCTTCACAACATCACGCGCAAACGCCGTCATCAACATTTGATTTTCGTGTGCAGCCCAGCGTTGTTTGAAGCCAGCTTGTTTGTCCAAACCTTGCGATTGAGCCAATTTGCGCGATTCAGCCAATGCCGCTTTGTATTCCGCATCGTTTTCCAAATGCAAGCGTTTTGCTTCTTGAGAAACAACAGTTTCAACCACAATTTGCTCAGCCACATAACGGCGCAAATCAGGCGTGTCTTGCACTTGGCCTTTGCTCTCTTGCACAATCGCATTCACGCGATTATCCAATTCGCTGCTGTCAATTTTTGTGCCGTTTACAGTAGCAACCGTTTCCGCAAAAACGCTGCCTGAAAGCAATAACGCTGCTGTGGCTGCAATATAAGTTTTTTTCATCATGTTTTCCTTTCTTGAAATTAATGGAAATATTCGTTTGGCGTGCGCGCGACAACGCTCAACGCGTGAATTTGTTTGCTGGTAAACAATTCCGCCAGCAATTCTTGCACTTTGCGCTGACGTGCCACGCGGTTCATGCCTTCAAAGGCTTCGCTCACGATTAACACAGCATAATGTCCGCCGCCTTTATTGCCTGCGTGTCCTGCGTGCAGATGACTTTGGTCTTCAAATTCAAATACATCAGGTGAAATTGGCGCAAGCAACGCCACCATTTTATCTTGCATTTGGCTCATTGTGGGAATACTTTTTTGTAAGGTTTAATCAATACTTCTGCGTAAACGCCTGCTTGAACATAAGGGTCTTGACCTGCCCATTCTTCGGCTGCATCTAAGCTGTCAAAATCCGCAATAATCAGGCTACCAGACATAGTGTTTGGGTCTTCAGGCATTGGGTTTGGACCTGCCGTCAGCAAGCGCCCTTGTTCATCCAATGCTTTCAAGCGTTCCAAATGCGCTGGACGAGCTTGGGCGCGTTGTTCGCTTGTGTTGTCTTCATCTGTGGCTAAAATCATGTATAACATTTTAATTTTCCTTGGGAAGGTGTTTGTAAAGGTAAATCCCTTGCGCGATAGAGAATAACACGCTGATAGGCATATAGCCCCACAGTTTGAAATTCATCCAAATTTGTTCGCGTTCAAGGGTAAAGGGATAAGCGATAAACAGATTAAGTGCACCTAAAAATACAAAAAAGATTATCCATGCGTAACTGAGATTGTTCCAAACGTTTTCAGGCAGCGTGAGCTCTTTTTTGAGCAACAGCTTCACGCCATTTTTGCCGCTCAGTTGCATCGCTAACATCACGATTGCCATTAACCACGGCAAAATCGTGGTTTTGAGCATGATAAATGTGCGATCGTTGAAAATAATGGTGAGACTGCCAAACACAACAATCAGAACCAAGCTAAGCCATTGCATTGGCTCTAGTTTTTTCTCTTTCCAATAAGTAAACGCAGCCTGAAAAATCCCAACCACTACAGCGACAATCGTTGCCGTTACCATATTCTTGGTTAGGCTATAAGTCGCAAAAAATAAAATGATGGCGATAAAATCGCTAAGTGCTTTCATTCTTTTGAATTGTGTGAAAATAAAGGCTTAATGATAACAGCGTTTTGCGATTTAGCCTAATCACATCAATAGTTCAACCAAGATATTTTTCAGCAAAAAGCCTGCAATCCCCAAGCCGAGTACCAAAAATAAAATGATTGTACCTTTTTTGCCTGCTTTGGATTCACGCGCCAGTTGGGCGATGATGAAACCTAAAAATAAAATGAAAATAGTGAGGCAAATGCGTAATGCCCATGTTGAAAATTCTTCTTCGCTCATTGTTTCTTCTCTATATTTTTCAGGCTGCGTTCTAAATACAGTTAAAACACAGCCTGAAAGTTTTATTTCGCTTGCAACGCTTGTTCCAAATCGTTAATCAAATCATCAACGTGTTCCAAGCCCACAGAAATTCGGATTAACCCTTCCGTAATCCCAGCCGCCAATTTATCTTCGGGCGACATACGGCAATGCGTACTTGTCCAAGGGTGCGCGATAGTGGAACGCACATCGCCAAAATTTGCTGTTTTCGAGAAAATTTCCGTAGCATCCAACACTTTCCACGCCGCGTCCACGCCGCCAACCACTTCAAACGCCATCACCGTACCGCCTGAACTTTGCTGTTTTTTAACCAATTCCACATTCGGATTTTCAGGCAGCCCAGCGTAATGCACTTTCGTGATTTGTGGTTGTTTTTGTAACCATTGTGCGATTTTCAGCGCAGATTCGCCTTGTTTTTCCGTGCGCAGCAACATAGTTTCCACGCCGCTCAGCAACACCCACGCATTGAATGGCGGCAAAATAATGCCCATTGTGTTCACATACATCGCAACTTGTTGAATCAACTCAGCTTTGCCGCTCACGATACCACCCAAAACGCGCCCGTGTCCGTCAATCGATTTAGTCGCCGATTGGATAGATAAATCCGCGCCCCAACGCAATGGCTGCTGAACAGCTGGCGAGCAGAAACAGTTATCCACTGCCAATAAAGCGTTATTTTCATGCGCGATTTTTGCCAACGCTTCCAAATCGCCCACTTCGCATATTGGGTTAGACGGCGTTTCCAAAAACAGCATTTTGGTGTTAGGTTGAATTGCTTTGCGCCATTCTTCAGGGTCGGTTTGCGAAACCAAGGTAACTTCAATGCCAAAGCGTTTCAAGTGCCCTGAAATTAAGCCTGCGGTTGTGCCAAACAAGCTGCGGCTGCTGATTAAATGGTCGCCTGCGCTCAAAAATGTCATCAACGCAGCCTGAATCGCTGCCATGCCTGTGGCTGTGGCAATCGCGGCTTCTGCGTTTTCCAATTTGGCAATGCGTTGTTGGAACGCAGCTACCGTTGGGTTCATGGTTCGTGAATAGGTGAAACCTGTTGTTTGTTTGCTGAACAAGGCCGCGCCGTCTGCTGCGCTGTCAAACATGAAACTGCTGGTTAAAAATAAAGCTTGATTGTGTTCGTTGTATTCGGTTTGTACTTTTCCGCCGCGAATGGCTAAGGTTTGCGGATGAAGCGATTTTGGCATGGGTTTTCCCTTGTTATTATGTGAAAAGGTTTATTTTGCGCCTTTTCAGGCTGCGTTTCAATGCTTATAATTTACATTTGTTTACTGAATAACATTTTTAATAGGAAAATCTAAAATGAAATGGACTGACACACAACGCATCGCTGAAGAATTGTTTGACGCGCACGGCGATATTGACCCAAAAACCGTTCGCTTTACGCAGTTGCGTGATTTGATTATGGCTCTGCCTGATTTTGATGATGCGCCTGAACGCTGCGGCGAGCGCATCTTGGAAGCGGTACAACAAGCGTGGATTGATGAAGCAGCCTGAAAAACACTCAACCCATTTTCAGTATTGACATTTTTCTGCAAAACCGTATAATCCGCGCCTTTCCCACGCGCCCATCGTCTAGAGGCCTAGGACACTGCCCTTTCACGGCAGCAACCGGGGTTCGAATCCCTGTGGGCGTGCCATATCCCCACAAAAACCTTGCACATTCTAGCAAGGTTTTTTTTATTTCAATGACTTATCTTTTTATCTCAACTTATCATCAATTTGCAAAAAGCCACTTATTTTGTTTGAATTTGGTTTATTTTTGGGTATGATTGCAACCAAATTTGCAACCAAAAATAGGACTAAAATCATGGCTACAATTCGCAAAAAACCAACTGGTGGCTGGGTCGCGCAGGTGCGACATCGCGCTAAAAATGGACTGCCTGCTATTAGCAAAGCAGCAGTGTTTCCGCGTAAAGCCGATGCCGAAGCGTGGGCTGCTAAAACCGAGGCAGATTGGCAAACCATGCGATTTGGCGGCTCGCCCAATATTTTGTTTGCCGAAGTGTTGGAACGCTACAAAAAAGAAGTGAGTCCCAAAAAGCGCGGTTGGAAAAATGAAATCAATATTATTGAGCGTGTGTTGAAAACGCCATTGGCGCAGGTTCGTTTGCCTAATTTGTCGGAGTTGCATTTTCAGGAATGGGCAAATGGGCGTATGGCGGATATTGCTCAAAGCTCGGTGCGCCGTGAATGGAATGTGTTGTCGCACGTTTGCTCGGTGGCAAGTAAGCAATGGCGTTTGCTGCCTGAAAATTTTATGCTTCGTTTGGATAAGCCTAACCATGGCAAGGAACGGACGCAACGTGTTACTGATGAAATGGCGGCGGCGATTGCTTATGTGGCTGGTTTTTCGCTGGATTGTTTGCCTGTGAAATCGACGCAGCGTGTGGCGGCGGCGTTTTATTTTGGCTTGGAGACGGCAATGCGCGGTGGCGAAATGGTGACTTTGACTTGGGATAATGTGTTTTTGGATAGGCGTTTTGTGCATTTGCCTGATTCTAAAAATGGCTATGCTCGTGATGTGCCTTTGAGTTTGAAGGCGGTGGCGATTTTGAAATTATTGGCGCAGGTGCGTGAAAATGAGCGTGTGTTCAATATCACAAAGGGATCGCTTGATGCGCTGTTTCGCAAATTGCGCGAACGCTCGGATTTGGGCGATGTGCATTTTCACGATAGTCGGCGCGAGGCTTTGACGCGGTTGGCGCAAATTTATTCGCCTATGGAGTTGGCGAAAATTTCGGGACATCATGATTTGCGGATTTTGTTGAATACTTATTATGCGCCTAGGGCGGAGGATTTGGCGGCAAAAATGGACGGTTAGAATGCTCTAACCGCCCTGCCCTAGATTTTTGATAGGGATTTGAGATAGCTGATGACTTCGCCTGCTATCCAACGGCGACATTCGCGACCTTTGCCTGCTTTGCTGATTTTAATGGGACGCGGAAAATCGGGGCGGGCGACAATGTCGGTGTAGGTGTGGTGGTAGCTGAAATTGGTTAACTGGGCGATGTCTTGGGTGGTCAGCAAGGTGGTGGATTTTTCGGTTAGCGTGGACAGCCATGTTTTTTGCTGGCTTTGAGCTAGCTGTTCTATGCGCTTGATGAGTTCTTGCGCGGTGGTTTCGGTTAGCTGCATTTTTGCTTACTCCTGTGGTTGGGGCGTTGGGGTGGTTTGTTGGGCAGCCTGCCAGCCTATCCATGCGTAATCTATGCTGATGTCTTGATATTGCTGCTCGGCTTCATCAAATTGCAAACGGTCGGCGTTGCCTATGCTGCGTTGCCAGTTTTCAAATGCTTGTTTCATTTCGTTTTCCTTTTCATGCTAATTTAACCTGTGCCAAGCGGTTGCCAATGGCTGCTTCGCGTTTGCCAAAGTTGGCGGTTAAGCTTAATGCGGTTTTGTTTTCAAACGGTGTGATGTATTGGGTTTTGGCAACCGCGCAGGCGTTGGCTAGCGCGCCTAATACACTCCATCGTTTGTATGTTTTGTGGCGCAAATCGCTTATGCTGTGGGGCACGGGCATGCCTATACTTTGGTCGTCGCATTCGGCTATGCGGTAGACGCACAAAGCAGCCTGCAAGATTTGTCGGCGAAATGCTTCGGTTTTTTCTTTTCCTTTTATGCCTGCTTGTTTGAGTGCGTCTTGCCATTTCATGCCACTGGCGATGTTGATGAAGCCTGTGGTGGCTTGGTGGCTGCATTCGTGAAAGCTTAAATAATAGGCATAGATTTGTACGCCCATGCTGTAATGACTTGCTTGGGTTTGGGTGTCTTTGGGTAAGCCTTTCATGATGGCGTAGCCGATGTCAATCATATCTAAAATGGGCTGCAACAAGGCGCGGCGTTGGTTGGGGCTCTGGTCGCGTGTGCTGGGTTCTTGTTGCAGGGCGTGTTGGGCTTGGTCTAGCACGTTTGTGAACCATGTGTCGCAGTCAAATAGGGCTACGCATATACTTAACACACGGTGCAGTTGCTGGAAGTAGCCGTTGTGGACAAAACAGTCGCGACAATAAACAAGTTCGTTGTATTTGGCATCGGCTTTTTTGACGGCAGCAATGGCATCTTCATGGCTAAAACATTCGCGTGTGTCGTCAATTAAATATTGGCGATAGGCTGTTTGTTTTGCGCTGATGCGTGGGGCGATTTGTTGCCGTTGCTTGATTTGTTGCTTGGTCAATGGCTTGGATTTTAGGGCACGTTGCATTTGCTTAATGGCTTTGGCTTGCTTTTGGGCTGTGCGGATTTGTTTTAGGCTGGGTTGCTGGGTCATGATATTTTCCTTTGGTTGCAGGCTGCTTGGTTTGGTTTACAAGGCAGCCTGCGGTTACGTTAAAACGGAATGCTGCTGTCAATATTTTCTTGCGGTGCGACTGGCGCATTTGCAGGCTGCTTTTGCGTTGGCGGTGCAATGGGCGCGGTTTGCGCTGACTGCGCGGTGGTGGCGTTGTCGTCTTTACTGCCTAGCATTTTCATGATGTCGCACACGATGTTATATGCGGTGCGTTCCACGCCGTCTTTGCCAACGTATTTGTTGGTTTGGATTTTGCCTTCCAAGTAAACTAGGCTGCCTTTTCGCAAATATTGCCCTGCGATTTCGGCGGTTTTGCGATACATCGTGATGTTGTGCCATTCGGTGCGCTCTTGCTTAATTCCTTGCTGGTCTTTCCAGCTTTCAGAAGTGGCAACGCTGAAATTACATACGGCATCGCCTTGTGGCATATAGCGCAGTTCGGGGTCTTTGCCCAATCGTCCGATTAAGATGACTTTGTTTAGCATGATGTTTCCTTACAGTTTATTGATTTGTGTTTGTTGTTCGTCAGTCAAAGCGTATTGCGCTTGAACTTGTTCTATGCTGATGTTGCCTGTACTGATGTCGTTTAATACGGCTTCAAATTCCTGCTCACTCAACACCGCTTTTTCGGGCGTGGCTTGTGGCTCAACCACGATGTAGTCAGCTTCAACGTATTCGCCTGTTTCAAAAAAGGTGTCGTTGCGTTGGTCGATGCCTGCTTCGGCTTGTTCGTCCAAACCGACGGCGCGTTGGATTTCTATCGATACTGGCAAATATTTAAACAAGCGGCGGATAACGGTTTTTTTTGCCATTTCGTCAAAATGGGTTACCCACGGACCTGTGCTGGCTGCTTTGGATTGAGCGCGTATGGCTTCAATTTGTTTACGACTCATCACTTCGAACTGCACGCCACCGTCTTTGAGTTTGGCGACGGCATACACATGGGTGAGGGCTCCGCTGTCGCCGTCTTCATACGGTTTGTGTTTTAAGTCTTCGTGCAAGCCGTATTCATAACTAAATTCATCATTTTCATACACGGCTCGGGCGGATAGACTGATGATTTGTCCGCTTCGGCGTGCTAAATCAATCATGCCACGATAGCCGATGATGAGCTGCACATTGGCGCGACCTTGTTTGTCTTTGCCGTTGCCAAATGGGATTAAATAGGCTTGCCCTAATCCGTTGCTGGGTTCTAAACCCAGTTGTCCGCATTGCATGATTGCGCCTAAAAAGCTTTCGGGGCTGCACGTTCCCAATGCAGGTACGCGGCGGATTTCGGTTGTCGCAATTCGCGCTAGGCGGTCGGCGGTTAGGTGTTTGGGCAGGGCAAGTGCCATTTGTTTTTTGACGCTGTCTTTTGCCAGCAGGGCAGCCAAGTTGTCGGCTGGGGTGCGTTCTTTAACGGCGGTGTTGCCTTTGGCGGCTGCTTTTAATGCGTTGGTGTTGGTTGTCATGGGAATACCTTTCTTTGACAAAGTGGGGGTTAAAAGTTACTATCGCGCTACTACCGCGCAGCGGATATTGATTTATATGGATTGAAAATGAAAAAATCATCTCGTCTTTTTTATGCGTTTTTGTCGGGCATTGGGTCTATTTTTAATATAGCCCCTGCTTGCGCTATGCCTAAACCAAGCTCGCCTGCGGACGATGCGGCATCTTTACGAAATGATGCACAGCAATTTGCGCGTGATTTTAATCGTGCAATCAAGGCGGTATCGCATGGAAAGCAGTAAACAGGAAATTGTGCAAACGGCCTTTGTCTTGCTTGACGGATTTTAAGGGGGTGGGTATGATGCTTTTCATTTTTTTAGGGGGCATCATGTCTTACGCTATTGCTTTTGATTTGGACACCAATCAATTAAAAAATCTGTACGGCTCGGAAAGCTGGCAAAACGCTTATGGCGATATTAAGCGCACATTGGTTTCGTTGGGCTTTGACCACCAGCAAGGCAGTGTGTACTTTGGTTCGGAACAGATTACTGCGGTTAAATGCGTGTTGGCTGCGCAAGAGTTGTCCAAGGTTTATCCGTGGTTTAAGCCATGTGTTTCGGACATTCGTATGCTTCGTATCGAAGAAATGAACGATTTGCAACCTGCGCTTTAAGCCTTTGCCATACTTTCCAATCCGCCTCGTGCGGATTTTTTGTTGCCTGTTTTTAGGGGGTGGGGTATGATGTGCGTTCTCTCCAAACTACTAGCAGCTTTCACGTCTGCCAACGTGAATTTTTGTTGCTTACTACAATTTGCACATCATTCCCCATAACTTTTGAGCTTTCTGATTGTTTCAGGCTGCCTAAACTCTTTGGGGTGTGCGGTATCGGTAACGACCGCGCCTGTCTAGTAGCAGGAGAGAGCACCCCGCCCAAATGGGCTTTTTCTCAAATTACTTCATCAAATCCGCTTCGGCGGATTTTTTTGTTGCCTATTTTTGACTTATCGCATAAAATGTAGATACGATTAACAAGTAAAGGCGTTAAAATGGCAGAAACCGAAAACCCAAAAAGCAAATATGAAAACAAGCGAATTTTAAAACACGTTTCCTTTAACACAGAGAAAGAAGCTGATTTACTTAAATTTGCTAATAATTTAGACTTCTCAAAATGGGTTAAAGAAAAATTGAAACATGAGCTTGAATTGGAAAAATTAAAGAAAGGATAAAAAATGCTTGCATAAATCGTATATACAAATTAAAATGCTTGCACTTGCAAATGCAGGTAAAAAGAAAGCCCAAATCAAGTTGTCGCTTGATTTGGGCAGGTGGAAAAGCAACGCTGTAACGTTCTTTTCCTGTTTCCATGACTACACATGAAAAAGGTATTTTACCATGACTACCCAAATTTTAAATTTTTCTTTCAACAATGCTGTTGTTTCTTTTCGTGCTGACGGTTTCCTTAATGCTACGGCAATTGCTGCTTATTTTGGTAAACAACCACGCGATTATTTAAAAACTGAGCAAACTCAACAATATATCGCTGCACTTGCTGAACACTTATCCAGTAAGACAAAAATCTTAGTGGAATACAATCAATTGGTTACAGTTAAGAACGGTGGTTCTCAACGCGGAACTTGGCTTCACCCTAAACTCGCAATCCACTTCGCCCGATGGCTTGACCCAAAATTCGCGGTTTGGTGCGATGAACAGATTGAACACATCATTTCAGGCAGCCTGAAACTAGAACCTGTACAACCTGCTTTGCCACATGGTTCAATCGTGTTATCTGCACATGATTTGCAATGTATTAAAGGCTTTGTAGCGCATGTGCCGTATATGTTGGCTTACTACCATGCAACTGAAACAGCAGTACGTTCACTCAATCACAATCTTGCTTACCGTGCGCATGGCCGTTTTTCAGATGGCTATCTTCATGCGCTGATTTTGGCTTCACGGCTTAACTTGCCACATAAAACTTGGCGTGATGTGGCGTTTGAGCTGAATCGCTAATTTTTCTTTTCAGGCTGCTTTTGGGTTGGTTAAAAAGCAGCCTGCTTTTTTATGCTCTAAACACGCGCGTTTGTGTGGTTTTGCTGTATTGCTTATACAAATCGGGGTGCTCTGCCTGAAAGGTTTTGCTGTCAAAACGGTGGCTGTTTTGGGTTTTCCATGTGAAGAGTTTTTCTTCGCCCGATAGCATAATGGCGTGTTGCCCGATTTTGGTTTTGAGCCATTCTTGGCGTTCGTTAATTTGCTGCGCCAACACTTTGGCTTGTTCGTTTAGGCTGCACAATTCGTTGTAGACAATCAGGGTTTCGGTGTCGGCTTGTGTGCTGTCGCCGTCATCTTGCGGATAGAGTTTTTGTACGTCTGCTGCGTTTTGTGGCTCGGGCGGTATGTTTTTCATAACGTGGTTTTCCCAAAATTCTTTGGCTCGTGCCAATAAATCGGCGGCTAGTTCGCGGTCGCGTTCTATGCGGTATTGGCGATAATCGCGTCCGCCAATGAGTACGGCGATGTAGGCGAAATCGACATCAAAAATTTCCATATACCACTGCACTTGGGCGATGTATTCAATGGGTACGCCGTCGTCTTCGTTGCTCCATTCTTTGAATTTGAATGCGCTGGCGGTTTTGATTTCTAAAATGCCGATAGGTTGTTGTGTGATTTTGTCGATAATCAAGCCGTCTGCGTTGGCTAGGGCAAAATCGTGTTTTGGGTGTTTTTTGATTTCAGGCTGCCTGAAAATCAGTTTGCCTGTTTCTTCGCTAAAACGCGCAGCGATGGGGGCTTCTAGCGCGTGCCCCCAGTAGAGATGTTCGCCTTTTAATTCTGGCTGCTCGGTGGTTTTGCTTAAAAACACATCTAGCGCGGTTTTGAATTGGGATACGCCGATTATGGCGGCGATGTCGCTGCCACCGATACCTTGACGGCGGTCTTGTAGAAATTGTTTGTTTGTCATGATTGAACCTTTTGGGCTACATGAAGTGCGTTGATGAGTTTAATCAGTTGTTTGGCTTGCTTAGGAGTTAATGTAACGGTGTTGTTGATGTGACTTAAACCTGAATCGCCATTGCTTTGAGAAATCACAATCACGCCGTCGCTAAAGATGCCCATTCGTGTTTTGACGGGTTTAAGTTTGTATGGCTTACTTTTGCATGCTGTATCTTGTTTCAAATTTTCTTTGCTTTCGGTGGATTGTGTGATTTTGGCTTTTTCTCGTGTTTTCATGGTTTTGCTTTCTTGCTTGAGTTGAAGTTTTGGATTTTCGTTGTCTTTTTTAAAGGCGATGGCTGCCTTGCCTAGCTTGTAGTAATAGCCGTCATCGGCTTGATATTTAACCAGATATTCGCTTGTTACCAATTCGCGCATGAGATGCGATAATTCGGCTTCTGATTGGGTGATGCAGTGGCTTTTAATGAATACGCCTGATAATTTAGAACATCTTTTAAACAGGGCGATGATTTTCTTGTGCTTAAGTGTGAGTTGGCTATCATTCATCATAAACCACTCCTGCCATTGGATTTTTTTCCCAAACTTGCGCCAGTGCTAACGCTGCTTTTTCTTGGTGGCATAGGTCGTTTAA
This window contains:
- a CDS encoding TonB-dependent receptor; translation: MKLKHLSLLICTLGASIATATPVEQQDLQTLTVTSKRVRALSKNTGGDLRDTANLGLLGKTNSFQAPITVVNYDAKVINNTEARTLVDVIAKKDVSTWQFGGETNTLTGLYFRGLQLDARQFSVNGLAGMYGTQGTASVHVGSAQLIKGASTAVTGMDPEGAVSGAMNIETKKASNKGNRDISAAWFSDSRAQIAADVGQRFGESKEWGLRVNGKMRHGDTPREGYDENNKEFAINGDYYGERLRLSLDSIYAKRKTNGGRGRIQDIQNAQGRLFNALDGKNNLAPSWQAQTTRSTTNMATFEYDVAENAMITGGVGYNDARYYGNFASPTAETSGLTYKSGEARLTDQRFKTLSMNLAARGDFNTGNISHSWNAAFDRINRKRLTYTGVNKTKSVSINPALDLSAQLNRLNSNLGTAWQNNPTTDTKIVVNSLALSDTLGFKNNEYRLTLGGRYQMVKQDDHKEKLSADASRFSPMVMAAWVPNSSLTVYGNYMEDLEPVSPRSDEDGNSTMADPRVSRQFEIGVRKNWGSFVTTLNAFQITRPGYWYGKANSKDKTKTDDFKALGNAVYAGKAQGKERNRGLEFNIYSSLFNNTVRPSFGLMYLQSHLKDYPNYKDNLINGVQVANPRIVAKANVEWDTPFVKGLTLNAGVQHYGKSYQDTQKTYAFPSYTLVDIGAKYSMNLRNKQRVSVSGAVENLFNKNYWQVQRGQYDRSFAVLGMPRTFWVKADWSF
- a CDS encoding peptidyl-prolyl cis-trans isomerase — translated: MKKTYIAATAALLLSGSVFAETVATVNGTKIDSSELDNRVNAIVQESKGQVQDTPDLRRYVAEQIVVETVVSQEAKRLHLENDAEYKAALAESRKLAQSQGLDKQAGFKQRWAAHENQMLMTAFARDVVKKNPVTDAQVQANYDEMRKRYENTDEVQLGEIITDKLDDAKAAVKDLGKKKSFADVAKKYSLDAKNGGEVNLGGYLPLVDLQESRPQIYQAVANLGKGQFSQPIVSEKIQAVFYVNDKRKMAIPAFDAVKEGMRGVMQQERVQAAIDQLMGDAKIVPVSK
- a CDS encoding BolA family protein, with translation MSQMQDKMVALLAPISPDVFEFEDQSHLHAGHAGNKGGGHYAVLIVSEAFEGMNRVARQRKVQELLAELFTSKQIHALSVVARTPNEYFH
- a CDS encoding YciI family protein — protein: MLYMILATDEDNTSEQRAQARPAHLERLKALDEQGRLLTAGPNPMPEDPNTMSGSLIIADFDSLDAAEEWAGQDPYVQAGVYAEVLIKPYKKVFPQ
- a CDS encoding septation protein A; translation: MKALSDFIAIILFFATYSLTKNMVTATIVAVVVGIFQAAFTYWKEKKLEPMQWLSLVLIVVFGSLTIIFNDRTFIMLKTTILPWLMAIVMLAMQLSGKNGVKLLLKKELTLPENVWNNLSYAWIIFFVFLGALNLFIAYPFTLEREQIWMNFKLWGYMPISVLFSIAQGIYLYKHLPKEN
- a CDS encoding DUF2788 domain-containing protein, translated to MSEEEFSTWALRICLTIFILFLGFIIAQLARESKAGKKGTIILFLVLGLGIAGFLLKNILVELLM
- the metZ gene encoding O-succinylhomoserine sulfhydrylase; protein product: MPKSLHPQTLAIRGGKVQTEYNEHNQALFLTSSFMFDSAADGAALFSKQTTGFTYSRTMNPTVAAFQQRIAKLENAEAAIATATGMAAIQAALMTFLSAGDHLISSRSLFGTTAGLISGHLKRFGIEVTLVSQTDPEEWRKAIQPNTKMLFLETPSNPICEVGDLEALAKIAHENNALLAVDNCFCSPAVQQPLRWGADLSIQSATKSIDGHGRVLGGIVSGKAELIQQVAMYVNTMGIILPPFNAWVLLSGVETMLLRTEKQGESALKIAQWLQKQPQITKVHYAGLPENPNVELVKKQQSSGGTVMAFEVVGGVDAAWKVLDATEIFSKTANFGDVRSTIAHPWTSTHCRMSPEDKLAAGITEGLIRISVGLEHVDDLINDLEQALQAK
- the iscX gene encoding Fe-S cluster assembly protein IscX; amino-acid sequence: MKWTDTQRIAEELFDAHGDIDPKTVRFTQLRDLIMALPDFDDAPERCGERILEAVQQAWIDEAA